From a single Chitinophaga sp. Cy-1792 genomic region:
- a CDS encoding PorP/SprF family type IX secretion system membrane protein — protein MFVKIKSIGILVAGLIAATLQIQQVKAQDWSKSSAPLQPLTSQYFQNQYLANPAMAGIDTGLHLNVAYRGQWSDVPGTPVTKAATADYYVGSRVGAGLTVFNDKAGLINRTKVGLTYAYHLPLNAAGKDKLHFGLSVGINAQRLDKSAIIGEQNDPTINAFNRRDDYFEVDYGMAYTNDKWTIQAAFPNLMNTLRKDENKTVDATTFYGAVSYKINVSESVPYVEPKVCYRGVRGYDALVDIGANVVFLQQYLNVFGLYHTSNNFTVGAGFNYRSIAGFQVMYTTQTAGLKNYTSGALEVGLVVHLFK, from the coding sequence ATGTTCGTTAAAATTAAATCAATAGGAATACTGGTTGCTGGTCTGATTGCCGCAACCTTACAGATACAGCAAGTGAAGGCGCAGGACTGGTCTAAGAGCAGTGCTCCTCTGCAACCTCTTACCAGTCAATATTTCCAGAATCAGTACCTTGCCAACCCCGCAATGGCAGGTATTGATACCGGATTACATCTCAATGTGGCCTATCGTGGCCAATGGTCTGATGTGCCAGGGACGCCGGTAACGAAGGCTGCTACTGCCGATTATTATGTAGGAAGCAGGGTGGGCGCCGGTTTGACAGTATTTAATGACAAAGCCGGATTAATAAACCGTACCAAGGTTGGACTCACCTATGCCTATCATTTGCCGTTGAATGCAGCGGGGAAAGACAAACTGCATTTTGGCTTGTCTGTAGGGATAAATGCACAGCGTCTGGATAAATCTGCCATCATTGGTGAACAAAATGATCCGACAATTAATGCATTTAATCGCAGAGATGATTATTTTGAGGTCGATTACGGCATGGCCTATACGAATGATAAGTGGACCATTCAGGCGGCTTTTCCCAATTTGATGAATACGCTGCGTAAGGACGAGAACAAGACCGTAGACGCTACAACCTTTTATGGTGCGGTGTCTTATAAGATTAATGTCAGCGAATCTGTTCCATATGTAGAGCCTAAGGTATGTTACCGTGGCGTTCGTGGATATGATGCTTTGGTGGATATAGGCGCTAATGTAGTTTTCCTGCAGCAATATCTGAATGTATTCGGGTTGTACCATACCAGTAACAACTTTACCGTGGGTGCTGGCTTCAATTACCGTTCCATCGCGGGTTTCCAGGTGATGTATACCACCCAGACGGCCGGTTTGAAAAATTATACCAGTGGCGCACTGGAGGTGGGACTAGTGGTACACCTGTTCAAGTAA